From Bacillota bacterium, one genomic window encodes:
- a CDS encoding transcription termination/antitermination protein NusA, whose protein sequence is MNLELVGALNELEKERGIPKEILVEAIEAAILSAYKRHYGSAENVRVLLDDRTGRMRVYALKDVVEEVKNPATEISLEEARRINANYQVGDVVEVEVTPRDFGRIAAGAAKQVVIQRIRDAERNLLYEEYANREGDIVTGVVQRMNQRNVVVDLGRIEAQLIPSEQIPGETYAPGARLKVYITEVRQMPRGPVVNISRTHPGLLKRLFELEVPEIHDGIVEIKAVAREPGSRSKIAVYSHDPNVDPVGACVGPRGARVQAVVQELRGEKIDIVEWSPDPARFVANALSPAKVVQVFLNHEEKSARAVVPDHQLSLAIGKEGQNARLAARLCGWKIDIKSESQMAELAVLEAQRAFEEAEAALRAKRAAQAAARAAQQAAEAETAPAVAETAPAAAAEKVAVEEPAPAGAEVEVLEEDLAPVEEFPEEEEREEPEELLPPEDEDLDEELEEELLEKRAAPKRRARPARRELEEELFDDVLGEDDEPLPTLFGSDDEEEDVAAGGSVSVYVAGPEESVGNPLAEKLAGVLKQVAVRPAPSQRADKDDKKRPKRVVKDLKALAELLKQEEE, encoded by the coding sequence ATGAACTTGGAACTGGTCGGTGCGCTCAACGAGCTGGAGAAGGAGCGCGGGATACCCAAGGAGATCTTGGTGGAGGCCATCGAGGCGGCCATTTTGTCCGCGTACAAGCGGCACTACGGGTCGGCGGAAAACGTGCGGGTGCTGCTGGACGACCGGACGGGCCGCATGCGCGTGTACGCGCTGAAAGACGTCGTGGAAGAAGTGAAAAATCCCGCGACCGAAATTTCTCTCGAAGAAGCGCGCCGCATCAACGCCAACTACCAGGTCGGCGACGTAGTTGAGGTGGAAGTGACGCCGCGGGACTTCGGCCGTATCGCGGCGGGGGCGGCCAAACAGGTCGTCATCCAGCGCATCCGCGACGCGGAGCGCAACCTGCTGTACGAGGAGTACGCCAACCGCGAGGGCGACATCGTCACCGGCGTCGTGCAGCGCATGAACCAGCGCAACGTCGTCGTCGACTTGGGCCGCATCGAAGCCCAGCTCATTCCCAGCGAGCAGATCCCGGGCGAAACGTACGCGCCGGGCGCCCGCCTGAAAGTGTACATCACCGAGGTCCGGCAGATGCCGCGCGGACCCGTCGTCAACATCTCCCGCACGCATCCGGGCTTGCTGAAGCGGCTGTTCGAGCTGGAGGTCCCGGAAATTCACGACGGCATCGTGGAGATTAAGGCGGTGGCCCGCGAGCCCGGGAGCCGCTCCAAGATCGCGGTGTACTCGCACGACCCCAACGTAGACCCGGTGGGCGCGTGCGTCGGTCCGCGCGGGGCGCGCGTGCAGGCCGTGGTGCAGGAGCTGCGGGGCGAGAAGATCGACATCGTCGAGTGGTCGCCGGACCCGGCCCGCTTCGTGGCCAACGCGCTGAGCCCGGCCAAGGTCGTGCAAGTGTTCCTGAACCACGAGGAGAAGTCCGCCCGCGCCGTGGTACCGGATCACCAGCTGTCGCTGGCTATCGGCAAGGAGGGGCAAAACGCCCGGCTGGCGGCGCGGCTGTGCGGCTGGAAGATCGACATCAAGAGCGAGTCTCAGATGGCGGAGCTTGCGGTGCTGGAGGCGCAGCGCGCCTTCGAGGAAGCCGAGGCGGCGCTGCGGGCGAAGCGGGCGGCGCAGGCGGCGGCGCGGGCGGCTCAGCAGGCGGCCGAGGCGGAAACGGCGCCGGCCGTGGCGGAGACCGCGCCGGCGGCTGCGGCTGAGAAGGTGGCGGTGGAGGAGCCGGCGCCGGCGGGCGCCGAGGTCGAGGTGCTGGAGGAGGACTTGGCGCCCGTTGAGGAGTTCCCGGAGGAAGAAGAGCGCGAGGAGCCCGAGGAACTGCTGCCGCCTGAGGACGAAGACCTCGACGAAGAGCTGGAGGAAGAGCTGCTGGAGAAGCGGGCGGCGCCCAAGCGGCGTGCGCGCCCGGCCCGGCGCGAGCTTGAGGAAGAACTGTTCGACGACGTGCTGGGCGAGGACGACGAGCCGCTGCCGACGCTGTTCGGCTCGGACGACGAGGAAGAGGACGTTGCCGCGGGCGGGAGCGTTTCCGTGTACGTGGCCGGGCCCGAAGAGTCGGTGGGCAACCCGCTCGCGGAGAAGTTGGCCGGCGTTCTCAAGCAGGTGGCTGTCAGGCCCGCGCCGAGCCAGCGCGCGGACAAGGACGACAAGAAGCGTCCCAAGCGGGTCGTCAAAGACTTGAAGGCGCTGGCCGAATTGCTGAAGCAAGAGGAAGAGTGA
- a CDS encoding PolC-type DNA polymerase III, producing the protein MSVYIIEPDEAGALARLLPGLSPEETEAVAAARLRRVEVDVARRAWRVVLEGEKPIGEATLKKLEQRLLSQVTGVDELQFVFEAAPRGSGNGAGASGASEAAAAVESAATAWDPFFEVPPPEPPYAEEPDDEYLERVLQRAAAGGILQAGYGGEGRPRRSAGNGNGKGNGNGSSLFKPQVDGMPTPLRELRSPRPDVVVEGEVMKWESREVRGGFLLSFDITDRTDSITVKAFVRGELPENSPVQEGRWVKVRGRAEIDRFTQELVITPTAVAETSPRVRTDDHPEKRVELHLHTKMSSLDGAADIQAVIEQAAAWGHPAVAITDHGVVHAFPEAYQAAKKAGIKLIYGMEGYLTDDADEKGRSYHIIILAANRKGLKHLYELVSLSHLHYFYRNPRIPRSELVKRREGLIIGSACEAGELFQAILRGEPKERLREIASFYDYLEIQPIDNNRFLIEDGTLPDEEALRNINRLIVQLGDELGLPVVATSDAHFLHPEDEIFRRIIMAGHGFSTSERPTPLYFRTTTEMLQEFAYLGEERARQVVIENTNAIAARCEEMAPLPKGLHAPNLPGAAEAIERIAKETARKRYGDPLPPIVEERLQRELRSIISNGFASLYYIAHKLVQKSREDGYLVGSRGSVGSSLVATMCGITEVNPLPPHYVCPQCHWSQFVTDGSVQCGIDLPRRDCPRCGTPLDKDGFDIPFETFMGFHGDKVPDIDLNFSGEYQSRAHQYAEQLLGSENVYRAGTIATLAERTAYGYVKKYLESVGVEARAAEVDRLVRGCTGVRRTTGQHPGGLVVVPEGEDIHDFTPVQYPANDRSAGVITTHFDYSALEDNLVKLDILGHDDPTILRMLQDLTGVDVTRIPLDDPATMAIFSGLESLGLTPADVGGDVGTLGIPEFGTPFVRQMLEDTRPRTFGELVRISGLSHGTNVWLNNAQDLIREGKATLREVIATRDDIMLFLIQKGMDAGNAFRIMEQVRKGKGLKPEDVELMRQFDLPPWYIDSCQKISYMFPKAHAAAYVMMAFRIAYFKVHYPEAFYAASFTVRAEECDAELLVQGKDAIRRAIEAVERKGPDATARDKAVASTMQLVLEALARGIKFRRVHLYESDATRFRVTPEGLLPPFISLNGVGVAAAESIVQAREQGRFTSVDDLRTRARLTKSVIDTLRRHGTLEGLPETDQLTLF; encoded by the coding sequence ATGAGCGTGTACATTATCGAACCGGACGAGGCCGGCGCCCTGGCGCGCTTGTTGCCGGGTCTCTCCCCCGAGGAAACCGAAGCCGTGGCCGCGGCCCGTTTGCGGCGGGTGGAGGTGGACGTGGCCAGGCGCGCATGGCGCGTCGTTCTGGAAGGCGAAAAGCCCATCGGCGAAGCGACGCTGAAGAAGCTCGAACAGCGCCTGCTCAGCCAAGTGACGGGCGTGGATGAGCTGCAGTTCGTGTTCGAGGCTGCACCCCGCGGGTCGGGGAACGGGGCGGGCGCCTCCGGCGCCTCCGAAGCCGCCGCGGCGGTCGAATCCGCCGCGACGGCGTGGGATCCGTTCTTCGAGGTGCCGCCGCCTGAGCCGCCTTACGCCGAAGAGCCCGACGACGAGTACCTTGAACGGGTCTTGCAGCGGGCCGCCGCGGGCGGCATCTTGCAGGCCGGATACGGCGGCGAAGGCCGGCCGCGCCGGAGCGCCGGCAACGGCAACGGAAAAGGCAACGGGAACGGCTCGTCGCTGTTTAAGCCGCAGGTCGACGGCATGCCGACCCCGCTGCGGGAGCTGCGTTCGCCCCGGCCGGACGTGGTCGTCGAGGGCGAAGTGATGAAGTGGGAAAGCCGTGAAGTGCGGGGGGGCTTTCTGCTCAGCTTCGACATCACCGACCGCACCGATTCCATCACCGTCAAAGCCTTCGTCCGCGGCGAACTGCCTGAAAACTCCCCGGTGCAGGAAGGCCGCTGGGTCAAAGTGCGCGGGCGCGCCGAGATCGATCGGTTTACGCAGGAGCTGGTCATTACGCCCACCGCCGTCGCGGAGACGTCGCCGCGGGTGCGGACGGACGACCATCCCGAAAAGCGCGTCGAGCTGCACCTGCACACGAAGATGAGCAGCCTGGACGGCGCGGCGGATATCCAAGCGGTCATCGAACAGGCCGCGGCCTGGGGGCACCCCGCCGTGGCCATCACGGACCACGGCGTCGTGCACGCCTTCCCTGAGGCGTATCAGGCGGCCAAGAAGGCGGGCATCAAGCTCATCTACGGCATGGAAGGTTACTTGACCGACGACGCGGACGAAAAGGGACGGTCGTACCACATCATCATCCTGGCCGCCAACCGCAAAGGGCTGAAGCATCTCTACGAGCTGGTCTCGCTGTCGCACTTGCACTACTTCTACCGGAACCCGCGCATTCCGCGCAGCGAGCTCGTCAAGCGCCGCGAAGGCTTGATCATCGGGTCGGCCTGCGAGGCGGGCGAGCTGTTCCAAGCCATCTTGCGCGGCGAGCCTAAAGAGAGGCTGCGGGAAATCGCGTCGTTCTACGACTACCTGGAGATTCAGCCCATCGACAACAACCGCTTCCTCATCGAGGACGGCACGCTGCCCGACGAGGAAGCGCTGCGCAACATCAACCGGCTCATCGTCCAGCTGGGCGACGAGCTGGGGTTGCCGGTCGTGGCCACCTCCGACGCGCACTTTTTGCACCCCGAGGACGAGATTTTCCGCCGCATCATCATGGCGGGCCACGGGTTTTCCACGTCGGAGCGGCCCACGCCGCTGTATTTCCGCACGACGACGGAGATGCTGCAGGAGTTCGCCTATTTGGGCGAGGAGCGGGCGCGCCAGGTTGTCATCGAAAACACCAATGCCATCGCGGCTCGCTGCGAGGAGATGGCGCCGCTGCCCAAAGGGCTGCACGCGCCGAACTTGCCGGGGGCGGCCGAGGCCATCGAGCGCATTGCCAAGGAGACAGCTCGGAAGCGCTACGGCGATCCGTTGCCGCCCATCGTGGAGGAGCGGCTGCAGCGGGAGCTGCGCTCCATCATCTCGAACGGCTTCGCGTCGCTGTACTACATCGCCCACAAGCTGGTGCAAAAGTCTCGCGAGGACGGATACTTGGTCGGCTCGCGCGGTTCGGTCGGATCGTCCCTAGTGGCCACCATGTGCGGCATCACCGAGGTTAACCCGCTACCGCCCCACTACGTGTGCCCGCAGTGTCACTGGAGCCAGTTTGTCACCGACGGGTCGGTGCAATGCGGCATCGACTTGCCGCGGCGCGATTGCCCCCGGTGCGGCACGCCGCTCGACAAGGACGGCTTCGACATCCCGTTCGAGACGTTCATGGGCTTCCACGGCGACAAGGTGCCCGACATCGACTTGAACTTCTCCGGCGAATACCAGTCGCGGGCGCACCAATACGCCGAGCAGTTGCTGGGCAGCGAGAACGTGTATCGCGCAGGCACCATTGCGACGCTGGCCGAGCGGACCGCGTACGGGTACGTCAAGAAATATCTAGAGTCCGTCGGCGTCGAGGCGCGAGCCGCGGAAGTGGATCGCCTGGTGCGGGGCTGCACGGGCGTGCGGCGCACGACGGGCCAGCACCCGGGCGGCCTGGTGGTCGTTCCCGAGGGGGAAGACATCCACGACTTTACGCCCGTGCAGTATCCAGCCAACGACCGCAGCGCCGGCGTCATCACGACGCATTTCGACTACTCGGCCCTCGAGGACAATCTGGTCAAGCTGGACATTCTGGGCCACGACGATCCGACCATCCTGCGCATGCTCCAAGACCTGACGGGGGTCGACGTCACCCGCATCCCGCTGGACGACCCGGCGACGATGGCCATCTTCAGCGGCCTTGAGTCGCTGGGCCTAACGCCCGCCGACGTGGGCGGCGACGTGGGCACGCTGGGCATTCCCGAGTTCGGCACGCCGTTCGTGCGGCAGATGCTGGAGGACACCCGGCCGCGGACGTTCGGCGAACTGGTCCGCATCAGCGGCTTGTCCCACGGCACCAACGTCTGGCTCAACAACGCCCAGGACTTAATCCGCGAAGGCAAGGCCACGCTGCGGGAAGTCATCGCGACGCGCGACGACATCATGTTGTTCCTTATTCAAAAAGGAATGGACGCGGGCAACGCCTTCCGCATTATGGAGCAGGTACGCAAGGGGAAAGGGCTCAAGCCCGAAGACGTGGAGCTGATGCGCCAGTTCGACTTGCCGCCGTGGTACATCGATTCGTGCCAGAAAATCAGCTACATGTTCCCGAAGGCCCACGCCGCGGCGTACGTCATGATGGCGTTTCGCATCGCCTACTTCAAAGTGCACTACCCCGAGGCGTTCTACGCGGCGTCGTTCACGGTGCGGGCGGAAGAGTGCGACGCCGAGCTACTGGTGCAAGGCAAAGACGCGATCCGGCGCGCCATCGAAGCCGTCGAGCGCAAAGGCCCTGACGCCACGGCCCGCGACAAGGCGGTGGCGTCGACGATGCAATTGGTCTTGGAAGCGCTGGCGCGCGGCATCAAGTTCCGCCGCGTGCACCTGTACGAGTCGGACGCCACCCGCTTTAGGGTGACACCGGAAGGCTTGCTGCCACCGTTTATTTCCCTGAACGGCGTGGGCGTCGCCGCGGCGGAGAGCATCGTTCAAGCCCGCGAACAAGGCCGGTTTACGTCGGTGGACGACCTAAGGACGCGCGCGCGGCTGACGAAGAGCGTCATCGACACGCTGCGGCGCCACGGCACGCTGGAAGGGCTGCCGGAGACGGATCAATTGACGCTGTTTTAG
- a CDS encoding proline--tRNA ligase — MRMSQLLAPTLRETPGEAEIASHQLLLRAGFIRRSAAGIYTYLPLAWRVLRKIEQIVREEMDAKGGQELLMPIVQPAEIWRESGRWDEYGEEMFRLKDRNGREFCLGPTHEELITTLVRAEVRSYRQLPLLLYQIANKYRDEVRPRFGLLRGREFIMKDLYSFDRDEAGLDVSYRKMYEAYERVFARCGLKVRAVEADPGAIGGNVTHEFMVLADAGEAEIVYCTACDYAANTEKAASAPPPESEDAGDVPPARVVDTPGARTIEEVAAMLGVETRRLLKTLIFLVDGQPVAAVVRGDHDVNPVKLRRALDATEVVMAPAEVIERVTRAPVGFAGPIGLEGVRIVADPWAWAVRDAVAGANAADKHMMHVAPGRDWQAHVVADIRTVRPGDACVHCGQPLASARGIEVGQIFKLGTKYSAALGATYLDESGQSKPIVMGCYGIGISRTMAAIIEQHHDEKGIRWPVSVAPYHVVIVPVKYDDAQQRQVAEELYEQLLADGVEVVLDDRDERAGVKFNDADLIGFPYRITVGPRSLAEGAVEVTSRDGALQQLVPVGEAASFVRARIAEALAQLQ; from the coding sequence GATCGCCAGCCACCAATTGCTCCTTCGCGCCGGGTTTATCCGCCGGTCCGCCGCCGGCATCTACACGTACTTGCCTTTGGCGTGGCGCGTGCTGCGCAAGATTGAGCAGATCGTCCGCGAGGAGATGGACGCCAAAGGCGGCCAGGAATTGCTGATGCCCATCGTGCAGCCCGCGGAGATTTGGCGGGAATCGGGCCGCTGGGATGAATACGGCGAGGAGATGTTCCGCCTCAAGGACCGCAACGGGCGGGAGTTCTGCCTCGGTCCCACCCACGAGGAGCTCATCACGACGCTGGTGCGGGCCGAAGTGCGGTCGTACCGGCAGCTGCCGCTGCTGCTCTACCAAATCGCGAACAAATACCGCGACGAAGTCCGCCCCCGCTTCGGCTTGCTGCGGGGCCGCGAGTTTATCATGAAAGATTTGTATTCGTTTGACCGGGACGAGGCGGGGCTGGACGTCTCGTACCGGAAGATGTACGAGGCTTACGAGCGGGTGTTCGCGCGCTGCGGCCTGAAGGTGCGCGCCGTGGAGGCGGACCCCGGGGCCATCGGCGGCAACGTCACGCACGAGTTTATGGTGCTGGCCGACGCCGGCGAGGCGGAAATCGTCTACTGCACGGCGTGCGACTACGCGGCCAACACGGAAAAGGCCGCGAGCGCGCCGCCTCCGGAAAGCGAGGACGCCGGCGATGTTCCGCCGGCCCGCGTGGTGGACACGCCCGGCGCCCGGACCATCGAGGAAGTGGCGGCCATGCTGGGGGTGGAGACCCGGCGGCTGCTGAAGACGTTGATCTTCCTCGTGGACGGACAACCCGTGGCCGCGGTGGTGCGGGGCGATCACGACGTCAATCCGGTGAAGCTGCGGCGCGCCTTGGACGCCACCGAGGTCGTCATGGCGCCGGCCGAGGTCATCGAGCGCGTCACCCGTGCACCCGTGGGGTTCGCCGGTCCGATCGGCTTGGAAGGCGTGCGCATCGTGGCCGACCCGTGGGCGTGGGCCGTGCGCGATGCCGTCGCCGGGGCCAACGCCGCCGACAAGCACATGATGCATGTCGCGCCCGGACGGGACTGGCAAGCCCACGTGGTGGCCGACATTCGCACGGTGCGGCCGGGCGACGCGTGCGTGCATTGCGGCCAGCCGCTGGCGTCGGCGCGCGGCATTGAAGTGGGACAAATTTTCAAGCTCGGCACCAAGTATTCCGCCGCGCTGGGGGCAACCTACCTGGATGAAAGCGGCCAGTCCAAGCCCATCGTCATGGGCTGCTACGGCATCGGCATCAGCCGGACGATGGCCGCGATTATCGAGCAGCACCACGACGAGAAAGGCATCCGCTGGCCCGTCTCGGTGGCGCCGTACCACGTCGTCATCGTGCCGGTCAAGTACGACGACGCGCAGCAGCGGCAGGTGGCCGAGGAGCTGTACGAGCAGCTGCTGGCGGACGGCGTTGAAGTGGTGCTGGACGACCGGGACGAGCGGGCCGGAGTCAAGTTCAACGACGCGGACTTGATCGGCTTCCCGTACCGGATCACGGTGGGTCCGCGGTCGCTGGCCGAAGGCGCCGTCGAAGTGACCAGCCGCGACGGGGCGCTGCAGCAGCTGGTGCCCGTCGGCGAGGCGGCCTCCTTCGTCCGGGCCCGGATCGCCGAGGCGCTCGCACAGCTGCAGTAA
- a CDS encoding ribosome maturation factor RimP yields MAAKRPAEIAAELAEEVARPLGLEIVDVEFRRESGGRVLRVFIDKPGGVTLDDCEALSEELSRRLDEVDPIEESYSLEVSSPGIERPLKKPQDFERFAGRLVHVRTFGPIDGRRNFRGELLGLDGEQIVIRLEQGEARIPLEQVAKARLVAQF; encoded by the coding sequence ATGGCCGCCAAGCGACCGGCGGAAATCGCCGCCGAGCTGGCCGAAGAAGTGGCGAGGCCGCTGGGCCTGGAAATCGTCGACGTGGAGTTCCGTAGGGAATCCGGCGGCCGGGTGCTGCGGGTGTTCATCGACAAGCCCGGCGGCGTGACGCTCGACGACTGTGAGGCGCTGAGCGAGGAGCTGAGCCGGCGGCTCGACGAAGTGGATCCGATTGAGGAAAGCTACAGCCTCGAAGTGTCGTCGCCGGGAATTGAGCGGCCGCTGAAGAAGCCGCAGGACTTCGAGCGGTTCGCCGGGCGCTTGGTGCATGTGCGGACGTTCGGGCCCATCGACGGTCGCCGCAACTTCCGCGGCGAGCTGCTGGGACTGGATGGCGAGCAGATCGTCATTCGCCTGGAGCAGGGCGAGGCGCGGATTCCGCTCGAACAAGTGGCGAAAGCCCGGTTGGTGGCACAATTCTAG
- a CDS encoding 50S ribosomal protein L7ae, whose product MPRTGLARQAPGAGPATCHSGRRAPASGRFAGGNVNPATVLGFAQAAGKLASGDAACERAIRRGQAKLIVVAEDAGDALARRFLRLAEEYAVPCLRWGDKASLGAWIGERPRAVVVVCDSRFARMLQSAVAESES is encoded by the coding sequence CTGCCTCGAACTGGCCTGGCAAGGCAAGCGCCTGGAGCGGGCCCTGCAACATGCCATTCCGGCCGACGTGCACCAGCGTCTGGCCGATTTGCTGGCGGCAACGTGAATCCCGCTACGGTTCTCGGTTTCGCCCAAGCCGCGGGAAAATTGGCGTCGGGGGACGCGGCCTGCGAGCGGGCCATTCGCCGCGGCCAGGCCAAACTCATCGTGGTGGCTGAGGACGCGGGCGACGCCTTGGCTCGGCGCTTCCTGCGCCTGGCGGAGGAGTACGCCGTCCCTTGCCTGCGCTGGGGCGACAAGGCGAGCCTGGGCGCGTGGATCGGCGAGCGGCCGCGAGCCGTCGTGGTCGTGTGTGACTCCCGCTTTGCCCGCATGCTGCAGAGCGCCGTCGCGGAAAGCGAAAGCTAG
- a CDS encoding translation initiation factor IF-2: MRVYELARDLGVDSKQVLDYLNSLGHDVKNHMSVLDSESIARVKGKFGAAQADAGEAKKQGAGQAPARQGGSAESAARKGGSPSGEARSREREGERKQGGAQAKPRQAGGGGRQPAPEPGSKGKLELPETIAVRALAGKIGVQATAIVKYLFSQGKMVTVNDDLDFETAAAVAERFGYSVVRPEDPLAAILADEEDPPEKLQPIPPVVTIMGHVDHGKTTLLDAIRKTRVAQGEAGGITQHIGAYQVKWGGKAITFLDTPGHEAFTAMRSRGASVTHIAVLVVAADDGVMPQTIEAISHARAADVPIIVALNKIDKPEANPERVKQQLAEHGLIPEEWGGDTVVVPVSALKGQGISDLLEMILLVAELREIKANPDRKARGTVIEAKLDKGRGPVATVLVQKGTLRTGDVIVVGDTAGRVRAMLDDQGRPVDEATPSMPVEVLGLDDVPNAGDKLIAVDDERAARELAERLRQQAREQELQRQRKASLEDLFRQVQEGERKELSIVLKADVQGSVEALRDALLKLSNDDVEVRVVHAGVGGITKSDVDLAATTNAIIIGFNVRPDAMARRAAEQEHVEIRTYRVIYDVIDDVEKAMKGLLEPVYKEVVLGHAEVRALFKVPNVGIVAGAYVTDGRMVRGAKVRVIRNGVVVYDGELSSLRRFKDDVREVPEGFECGIGIAKFNDLKEGDVLEAYRMEAVAR, from the coding sequence ATGCGAGTGTATGAGCTGGCGCGCGACTTGGGCGTCGACAGCAAGCAAGTGCTGGATTACTTGAATTCTTTGGGGCACGACGTGAAGAACCATATGAGCGTGCTCGACAGCGAGTCGATCGCGCGCGTCAAGGGGAAGTTCGGGGCGGCCCAGGCCGATGCCGGTGAGGCCAAGAAGCAGGGCGCGGGCCAGGCCCCCGCGCGGCAGGGTGGGTCCGCGGAAAGCGCGGCCCGCAAAGGCGGTTCCCCGTCGGGTGAAGCGCGCTCGCGGGAGCGGGAGGGCGAACGGAAGCAAGGTGGAGCGCAAGCGAAGCCGCGTCAGGCCGGGGGCGGCGGCCGGCAACCTGCGCCGGAGCCGGGCTCCAAAGGGAAGCTTGAGCTGCCCGAGACCATCGCCGTGCGCGCTCTGGCCGGCAAGATTGGCGTCCAGGCCACGGCCATCGTCAAGTACTTGTTCAGCCAGGGCAAGATGGTCACCGTCAACGACGACCTGGACTTTGAGACGGCGGCGGCGGTGGCGGAGCGCTTCGGCTACAGCGTCGTTCGCCCCGAAGACCCGCTGGCGGCCATTTTGGCCGACGAAGAGGACCCGCCGGAAAAGCTGCAGCCCATTCCGCCCGTGGTGACGATTATGGGCCACGTCGACCACGGGAAGACGACCTTGCTGGACGCCATCCGTAAGACGCGCGTCGCCCAAGGCGAAGCTGGCGGCATCACCCAGCACATCGGCGCTTACCAGGTCAAGTGGGGCGGAAAGGCGATTACGTTCCTCGACACGCCCGGCCACGAGGCGTTTACGGCCATGCGCTCGCGCGGCGCCAGCGTCACCCACATCGCCGTGTTGGTCGTGGCGGCGGACGACGGCGTCATGCCACAAACCATCGAAGCCATCAGCCACGCGCGGGCGGCCGACGTGCCCATCATCGTGGCGCTGAACAAGATCGACAAGCCCGAGGCCAATCCGGAGCGGGTCAAGCAGCAGCTGGCCGAGCACGGCCTCATTCCGGAAGAGTGGGGCGGCGACACGGTGGTCGTGCCGGTGTCGGCCCTCAAAGGCCAGGGCATCTCCGACTTGCTCGAAATGATTTTGCTCGTCGCGGAGCTGCGCGAGATTAAGGCCAACCCGGACCGGAAAGCGCGGGGTACGGTCATCGAGGCCAAACTGGACAAGGGCCGGGGCCCGGTGGCGACGGTGCTGGTGCAGAAGGGCACGCTGCGCACCGGCGACGTCATCGTTGTCGGCGACACCGCCGGCCGTGTTCGGGCTATGCTGGACGATCAGGGGCGGCCGGTCGACGAGGCGACGCCGTCCATGCCCGTGGAGGTTCTGGGGCTGGACGATGTCCCGAACGCCGGCGACAAGCTCATTGCCGTCGACGACGAGCGGGCCGCCCGGGAGCTGGCGGAACGGCTGCGCCAGCAGGCGCGCGAGCAAGAGCTGCAGCGGCAGCGCAAGGCGAGCCTGGAGGACTTGTTCCGGCAGGTGCAGGAGGGCGAGCGGAAAGAGCTGTCCATCGTCCTGAAGGCCGACGTGCAAGGGTCGGTGGAAGCGCTGCGGGACGCCCTGCTCAAGCTCAGCAACGACGACGTGGAAGTCCGGGTCGTCCACGCCGGCGTGGGCGGCATCACCAAGTCGGACGTGGACTTGGCGGCCACGACCAATGCCATCATTATCGGGTTCAACGTGCGGCCTGATGCGATGGCCCGCCGGGCCGCGGAGCAGGAGCACGTGGAGATTCGCACCTACCGCGTCATCTACGACGTCATCGACGACGTGGAGAAGGCCATGAAGGGCCTGCTGGAGCCCGTTTACAAGGAAGTGGTGCTGGGCCACGCGGAGGTGCGGGCGCTGTTCAAGGTGCCGAACGTGGGCATCGTGGCGGGCGCCTACGTCACCGACGGCCGCATGGTGCGCGGCGCCAAGGTGCGGGTCATCCGCAACGGCGTCGTCGTCTACGACGGAGAGTTGAGCTCGCTGCGCCGCTTTAAGGACGACGTGCGGGAAGTGCCGGAAGGGTTTGAGTGCGGCATCGGCATCGCCAAGTTCAATGACTTGAAGGAAGGCGACGTGCTGGAGGCGTACCGCATGGAGGCCGTGGCGAGGTAA
- a CDS encoding DUF448 domain-containing protein, producing the protein MAQRKVPMRTCVGCRTVRPKRELVRIVRTPAGEVVVDPTGKLAGRGAYVCPDRRCLELAWQGKRLERALQHAIPADVHQRLADLLAAT; encoded by the coding sequence ATGGCACAGCGGAAAGTCCCGATGCGCACGTGCGTCGGCTGCCGCACCGTGCGCCCCAAACGCGAGCTCGTCCGGATCGTGCGCACCCCGGCCGGTGAAGTCGTCGTCGATCCTACCGGCAAGCTGGCCGGACGCGGCGCCTACGTCTGCCCCGACCGCCGCTGCCTCGAACTGGCCTGGCAAGGCAAGCGCCTGGAGCGGGCCCTGCAACATGCCATTCCGGCCGACGTGCACCAGCGTCTGGCCGATTTGCTGGCGGCAACGTGA
- a CDS encoding glycosyl transferase family 2, with protein MAKVAAVIPAYNEAANIGRVLQRVVRHPLLDEVIVVCDGCTDDTAAVARRFPVTVVELPVNVGKGGAMLAGVRQTDAEIILFLDADLVGLRDEHIRALVEPVLFGRADMTIGVFVAGRAATDFAHWLAPYLTGQRAVRREVVEHVPHLDESRFGAEIVLSRYAEREGLRVEQVRLRGLAHVMKEEKAGAWNGFRARMRMYWEILRAYY; from the coding sequence ATGGCGAAAGTGGCGGCGGTCATTCCCGCTTACAACGAAGCAGCCAACATCGGCCGGGTGCTGCAGCGGGTCGTGCGCCATCCGCTGCTGGACGAAGTGATCGTCGTCTGCGACGGCTGCACGGACGACACCGCGGCCGTGGCGCGGCGCTTTCCCGTCACCGTCGTGGAGCTGCCCGTCAACGTGGGCAAAGGCGGCGCCATGCTGGCGGGCGTGCGGCAGACCGACGCCGAGATCATCCTGTTCCTCGACGCGGACTTGGTCGGCCTGCGCGACGAACATATCCGCGCGCTAGTGGAACCTGTCCTGTTCGGGCGAGCCGACATGACCATCGGCGTGTTCGTGGCCGGCCGGGCCGCCACCGACTTCGCGCACTGGTTGGCGCCGTATCTTACTGGCCAGCGGGCGGTCCGGCGCGAGGTGGTCGAACACGTGCCGCACCTGGATGAGTCCCGGTTTGGCGCGGAGATCGTCCTCTCGCGCTACGCCGAGCGGGAAGGGCTGCGGGTCGAGCAAGTGCGGCTGCGCGGGCTCGCCCACGTAATGAAGGAAGAAAAGGCTGGCGCCTGGAATGGCTTCCGCGCTCGCATGCGGATGTACTGGGAGATCTTGCGCGCCTATTACTGA